The genomic segment aagcggtttcgtaactcggagttaaccactggaaatatgaaagcgagtcatccagacatgcccgtggtTCTCCTTCCGtcgtacagacacttgtggaaatcacacatgaatacttaagagaaagtgattgcagctattacggatacaacacttctcagacagcaagagaactttccaatgtccaggtcagctgtgattctatttaGCGAAAatttttgtccatttgtcgaaggagagtcaacgagaatgcgagctcctgtggatgtgattaaaaaaagctagcctgtgctttgtattacctggccgtcgagggaagactacagaaaacggcgaatgctttaggactggcaaagcagactgtatcagttattgtccgccatgtatgtcgcggactcaacgtctaggtccagagtatatgaagtcaccaaaaacgaatggacaatgaaggtgaaggcaaaagagtgaggagtgtcctgaccagatatctagatctcgagattgattgttgtaaaatgttctttgtcacatcgtgtacttttacgtgtttattaaagatttgttTAATTATGACGgcacaggtgtgattcactacaatagggccccacagcacactggattccagttaattgaaataccacaacactagatattgttcagataagttaaatttaatttaagaacttgcacacaaagcaaaacTGGAGGttactatgacgtgcgcattttccgcgcatgcgtattaggtcgcgttgcgggCGGAGGGGGGAGAGGGtcctaaacggtggcattgttgtgagTGGACACGGATatagttaggtgggatttaccctggataaccttagtgtaaactGGGCCTTAGTCTGTAGCCATTGCTCTTAAAGAAGAACGGCACTTATTATggagttttgcctatcgttcacaattattatgaaagacatgacgatggatgtattttttttaatgcattcttactcgtaaataaacagaaataaaagtcagcttacgatgggaaaacccaataaaaaaacatccaaaatctGCCAACAgtcctccatttacatttcgtgatttgaatattaaccaagtattagtgatattgttataaaagcgctaacacagacaaactatttatagctgcgccgggatcacaagcttgtgtgcctataTTGACATCgagtggtaagctgcttcctTGGTTCCTTGCTTATGGACgtttattttagatcataaatcatgcctctcacctaaaaagtagaaggatgaggacgcatTCCGACAAGTTGCGCACTTTGACAGCCGATGTAGACCAGAAAATGCcgacgacacaaaaagacacttggttTCACTTCCCATTTACTTCCTGaggattttgagtcattcttcatctaaacaggaatatatgaacatccgagcagtcagtatcctaatgacagcagacatagaacatacagtaagtgatgttttattatgtttgttggctctcataaagtctgcagtgagtaataatcagtggtgAATGgtgatgttgaaaaaaaaaaagcaaacgtgatgcgtttttttgaaaatgaatgcGCTGCGTTTGCTTAAAGTGAGCCATCACGCGATCACGGCACTCTCGCTCGCTtattcgtccgtgttgatgggttTGCATTGCCTCTCCAATTtaaagctgaaatattaccacgATGGGACATTTGGCTGCGTAATCGTATATTTTTCCTCTTAATTTTTGTTACTTGGTGTCTGGATGGCGAGTCGCGGGTTGGGAGGCTGTCTGTccgtgcttcctgtgtgtgtaaagCTGGGGGTCTCGCTCtccgcccaccgagacaaagaaTGAAAAGAGAGCTCACTGCGTTCATTTTATTCTACTGTTAAATATACGCGCTCAGGTGCAGAGAGctatgcacagagtgagacgtcTTTCCCCCTGTTCGAAGCAAGAGACGAACAAACGTGAGGCTCAACAATTTTGATTGGCGAATATATCTGTCACTCAAATACCGGTGCCTGTGGAGAAAAATTCTATTAATTATTGCACTAattaataaaactttgatgtcgaTTAATTGTGCAGTCCTAATATATAGTCTGTTTTTATAATGAGTTCTCTGTGCAGCCATATACAGTATCACTACTGTTTTCTCAATGGATGAAAGATGCTGTTGTACCCTTCCTGTATACTGCGGCCACTAGTGCAAATTACACAATGATATGAATTTTTATAACCCGTTTCTTAACCAGAACCACTCTTACAGAATTTATTTAAAATCAAGACACCAAAATCCATTTAGAAGTCTCTCAATCTTTCCCCACTAAAGGCcagaaactaaaaaaaatggaAGGATCTTTGGCCCAGTTTGATATTTTTAGGATAAAACCAACTTATGTAGAAATTCTCAAATGGGAAGAAAGCGTGTTAGCTTTATATTATACGTAACAAACTGTATTATCAGTGGCGGTCTCAGATGTGGGTCACATGGACAATTGCCAATGGCGGCCCACTTGAGGGAGCGCTGCAAGGATGAAGAGGAACAATTCTTATTTATTTGTGCCTCCTGATACTGTTCCCAAATAGTAGATTTAAACCAGTTCTTCTGAAATAGCCCCCCTGGGGGCTTGTGTGACCGCGTGGtatatgctttatcagtatcatgctgcaAACCCGCTTCGAAAAGCagtgcactacaaaacgtgctcattgtagcaattcatcctgacttcctcattttgattaaaaaaaaatactttgatctGCTTTTCTTTCAGCTGCAAGTtacttttgggggggaaaaaggaACAAACTCAAAGCCTCTGTTGCAACTTCAAgtaatttcaatattttactgcCCCGTTGCAAATTCACACCCTTCTCTTGTgagtgtgcttcctctttaaaaaaaaatacatccaaaatGGCCGTACATGAGTATTTATTAGATCCCTAAATTTAGAAATTCAACTGGTTATATTGTAGTTGTTATAATAGACTATATCGTTATTTTCTAACATTGTCATAGAATAGCACAATCTTAACTGTTCTTGCagatacatacatgttgacatcTATCTATCCAATTTTCTATATCACTTATTCTCATTAGGGTAGCGggttagctggagcctatcccagctgactttgggcgagATAGGTGAccctaaaccaggcctgggcaattattttgactcggggggccaaatttagagaaaaaaaatgcgtctgggggccggtatatcagaTTTTTAGGAACATcaatataaaacctcacaataatgtctgattgaacgttatgacagaccgccttaaaaaacggaatggaattttaagttttttttactgaatgggacacctagaatgtacatgaaaataatgtgggatttataatattaactatgaccgataaaacactgaatattgacaacatatgaacgtcacatatcgattgacatattttacaaccaagcgaaacgcaacaaaatgcaacaaacagtgaaatatgaacgataagggtaaaaaaaacgccgctctggaaacgctccccacccacattgCTTGGTGCcgggtctgagctgctgtgacttagattaccattgtaactagtatatcatgcaaaagggcagattccaaccattgaaatacttgtatagttcaagacttacggtaatttgaaaacatcactgcacatcataatggcagctacagtttccatcttaaagatctaagaaAATGTTTTCGGAATGTCCGGCGGAAAAACAGGAAGGTTTACACAAGTATGCCCATACACCTCTGTTAGCATTCGTTAGCACTCATTTAGCTTTTTAATAAACTGGTAGTTTAATGACACAAAGAGTAGTTCAGAATACAGATTTGTGTATTGTTATCTGCATTATGTTGCTAGTTTGCGTGCAATAAGATCCTTGTCTGAGTACGGTAGCCTCTGATGGTTCAATGGAAATAGAGTAAGCATTTGAACGATTTACTCCCTTGTGTGTACTAAAGCGCCCATCCTAAAACAGAGGTAATgaaatagagcaggggtgtctaaactttttccagcgagggccacatacaTAAAAATTGAAGGTTGTGGGGACCACTTTGATTCGATTTGTACATTAAAAATACTAGAACAAGTACAATATAGGTCGGTCGATAACAAGGCATTTTCTACATAATTCTACCCTAAGTTAAGCACTTTCaaccccaaaaaatgcaaaattaactaaaaatatgaatactacagtagtattggccattaGATGAAACAAAATCAGTCAGACCATGCTGTTCAGCATCGtggcctcaggcagcattactaactttagcatgctaacttttaaagCCACTTTTGCTGCAGAACACCTCCGAGTCGTATAACTTTGTACTCAACACATGCTGTTTGCATggtaacattaccatgctaactctTTCAGCCAATTTTTGCAGTCAAACGCctgagagtcatataacttggtacttgatacattctGTTAGtgttctagcatgctaacattaccatgatcATTTTTGTTAACTAATTTTACAGCCAaatgcctcagagtcatataactttgtgcttgatgcattctaactgttagcatgctaacattagcatttaagTTCCTCTTGCGCATTTCAGCAACTTTCGCATTTAATCATTTAAGGTCAAGGTCAAAGTAGATTTATTTGTATAGTACATTTCTAAAACAGACTACTgccccaaagtgctgtacagattaGAACATAAAGGTAAAATTACTAATAATCAAAATCACAATAAGCACAAAACAtgctatatatataaaacacagttaaaatgcataacattgtcaaaaaataacaaaaacgtaAAAGATAataaggggttagtgcgtctgcctcacaatacgaaggtcctgggtatgATCCTtccgctcgggatctttctgtgtggagtttgcatgttctccccgtgactgcgtggatccctgcgggtactccggcttcctcccacctccaaagacatgcacctggggataggttgattggcaacactaaattggccctagtgtgtgaatgtgagtgcgaatgttgtctgtctatctgtgttggccctgcgataaggtggcgacttgtccagggtgtaccccactttccgcccaattgtagctgagataggctccagcaccccccacgaccccgaaagggataagcggtagaaaatggatggctggacatAACATTCTGTatttaaaacacagttaaaaatggATAAAAAGAAGCATGAGTTAAAAGCCAGCGCAAATAAGTGCGTTTTTAAGGAAGATTTAAAATAATCAAGAGATGTTGCTGCCCTGAGATTCAGAGGGAAAGCGTTCCAAAGTTTAGGTCCTGCTACTGCAAAAGCTCTGTCTCCTCTAGTCTGCAGCCTCGACCTTGGGTATTCTAAAAAGCCCTGGTCAGATGACCTTGGAGCTCTGACAAAAGTGTGCAGTTATTATATTAAGTAGGtcagatatatacagtatttctCCCGAAAATTGCATATACTATTTTTGTAGTTTAGTGTTTCAATACggtatgtgtttattttgtctttagaatgtgtcgtgggtCCATAAATGACAAGTTGTAGGCTGCAAGTGGCCCCCggaccacactttggacacccctgtagtaGAGCTTTCGATTATTGTGTCATTAGGAATGATGAATAGACTAATTAGGTTAAATTTCGTACTGTAACGTGTCTTAATTGAATCGATGTTTGGATAGAATATATATAACGATGTTCTACATTGCCGGGTGCTTTTGAAAACATTGTGACTGAAGGTTTGAGTACCCCTTTAGTTTAATTCCTAAATTCGACCCTTGTAACACTGGGAATGTGGAATTTCCCCCAGGTTGTATggtatgttaaatgtatgtatgtacaaatacATAACATGTATGTTTTATTTGCAGGCTGGGAGTGATGGGCAGAGCATCGGCAACTGTCCCTTCTCTCAGCGTCTCTTCATGGTGTTGTGGCTAAAAGGAGTCACGTTTGACgttactacagtggacatgaAGAGGTGGgagtcacctttttttttttttttttttttttttttactgttgcacGCTTTTCATGACATTTGTGTTTTAACTTGGCAAATGTTAAAAATCCATTCATGTGGTCTCTCCACCACCGACAGGAAACCCTACATCCTAAACGACTTGGCTCCGGGTGCCCAGCCTCCTTTCCTGTTGTACGGCAGCGAGGTGAAAACTGACACCAACAAGATTGAGGAATTCCTGGAGGACAACCTCTGCCCGCCCAAGTAGTTACTGCATCTGACCGCCTCATTTTTCGTCATTGGCTTTACTTCACGTGAGCACTCGTGTCTCTTGGCGTTCAGGTATCCCCGTCTGGCCGCGCGGAACCCTGAGTCGAACACAGCAGGCATGGATGTCTTCTCCAAGTTCTCGGCTTACATCAAGAACTCCAACCCTCAGACCAATGAAAGTGAGTGAAATTAAAATACACGCCTCTACATTGTACTGCAAAATTTATGCcactatatatttatatgtgtcaaAAAAAGAAAGACAGTCAAGTTCCAAAAATAGGGTCTGCTTAAATATATAactaaataatatattaaaattaaaataattaaaagaatgtaaataataatattaataaattataTGAATAATTATAAATGTGATATGTTAATAGATATGTAGTTTGCCGTGTCACCTATAAGATGAAGCTAAGAAGTAGTTAGTTCAGCATATATTAGCCTACATTCGGTTTGTTGTAGCGTTTTGAATGcacaaagggcctgatctactaaaggtgtgCGCGTATTAAAACGCAAGCAAATTGATAGCCCACGTAAAACTGGTGCGCAGAGGATTGCATCTCCTTAACGAGCAAAATAGAGAGCGCAATCCAGTTAGCGTGTCTGACTTGATGTGTATGCAGAAtatatgtacatttttaaaactgCTGAAATACCGGGGGgaagagatgcaaatataatcatttggcGCTCGCAATGTGATTTGATCAAGGCTGAAACTGTTTTGCAACTGCTGCTTTGCGTCTACATTTAGAACATTTGGAATGTTCGTACAACCTGGCACAGTTACACACAAATGGGGTAAGAAAGGAGGTGATCGCTTTGCATAGGCAGAcgattgagagagagagagaaaatatTCCATCTGTgtgactgtcagaaataaaaacttGATTAATTATATATTCAGTAATGACATTTTTTAGCTGCTGAATGACTTAAGGGACTGATTCAAACAAATTCAACTGAtaagttttggtgtctgctgcccttttttttttaatggtgtttaatttttcatataggagatattatttttatatatctcCTATGTGAAAAAACttattgcaatatgcattttcttgtggCTGGATCATTCCCGACGCACCATCACCATACCACAGCGCCTCCCAGAGCGCACCTTCTGCTAAAGGTAGGTTTTGTTGTCTAGCTCATGCTATAATATAGCCCAGAAAAGGAGGCGCAGATCAAATTTGcgtgctgcatgtcaacaacatgacaaaacacCACAGGTCAGAGCATACGATAGCATAAATGTGGAAGGaactgtctccatggtgacagccagtATACATGCAAAAACTTCACTTAAATAGGGCGGTCCACACCACATTTgcgcttgttatcaattgtacacacagtctttgtAGGTCACACACGACTCctccactaatagtgcacacaattgtatagtttgcacacgctatttagcaagtgttatttggatcttagtggaTCAGGTCCTGAaggtatcaaagtggccccccaCTTAACTCTTGAAtgactaaatacataaaatacattctAGAAGAAAGGGCATGTTCAAATGCCCTAAGAACATAAACATGTGAGACATGTGGCAGAGTCGTAcagtctttttttaatgttccctTTTTCTTCAATATTTTATATTCTCAATGTTTGGGAAAATGCTTCTTCCCCAAAGACAAACCAAACCCTTGAGCTTTGACCGACTGTTTGCTTTGTGTTCAGATTTAGAGAAAGGCCTTCTGAAGGCCCTGAAGAAGCTTGACGACTACCTCGGTTCCCCACTTCCTGACGAAATTGATGAAAATAGCGCCGAAGAAGTCACTTCCTCATCTCGCCCCTTCCTCGACGGCCACGAGCTTACTCTGACTGACTGCAACCTGCTTCCAAAGCTCCACATTGTGAAGGTAATGGGCCTGAGACACGTAAGATACATTTAGTAACCCTTGATAGGTCATGGAACCATATTCATCACTATTCATGGACTGGTTTGATGTTTtgagtattgtttgttttgttttattgtttattatttatgttgaatttttttaatcattattttgaCCGGTAATTGCTTGGTACCAAGACCTGAGCACTGAATTTCACATTTGACTGACTTTTAATGTTTTCAGTACAACATTATTAGTTTTTCATTATttagggcacaggtgtcaaactcaaggcccgccacatcaatttgcGTGGCCCCCGAAAgcgtggaaataatatgtgtaaataaagtacctttatcttttcttaataaatgtattacaaaaataaatgtactgcgtgccattacatatatttacactttaatcatctctaataataaaacaaaatattatgtcatcatacatttcaaaacaacattattgttcaaataaagatgaatacttaaatatctgcttgacttaggatttcaaagcaagtagtccaacaaactgttcatgtaaaaaaaaaatccggaaaaaatgttttacagtaaaatccactttcagTATAGAGtgataatacactataaaacccCAGAACCGTACAGTATAAAAAACGTGCATGAATTTGTACGTAAAAAaatagtggtaccatttttccgtTCCATTTAATTTACCTGTAGctctatgtatttttttattttatattctgtaaaaaaaaaaagtttaaatctgcaaatattacagtaaaattgtggtgactgagttgccagttttatACAGCCCAATCTAAAGATTTGGTTTTGTACAGCGTACGTAAAAAAAGACAGACAAttatacacatgttttatatatacacatttatactcatactgtatattattcactgttaaaagtggccccatgagggcaaccataactgcgatgtggccctcaatgaaaacgagtttgacacgcctGATTTAGGGTATATAAATATTAGGGGTTTTCTCGATGAGCATGTTTGACCTCTGATCTCGATCCCATTTTTCGGCCTCACATCCGGTCTAATATTGAGTCCCGATTTGATACTTTGACAATGGATTATAAAACTGAACATGTTTTATAGTAGTAACTATAAGTAACTAAAGTAACAATTTTTATaaagcttttcttataaaattttgaatgtgatggtggtgttgtaaatcagatgactTATTCaatttgtggtattgaatgctacataccATTTTTTAGAACAAAATAAAGTGGGTACCGCACaatacaaaagcaaaaactactaggggcggcgtggcgaagttggtagagtggccgtgccagcaatcggagtgttgctggttactggggttcaatccccaccttctaccttcctagtcacgtccgttgtgtccttgggcaagacactttacccttgctcctgatggctgctggttagcgccttgcatggcagctcccgccatcagtgtgtgaatgtgtgtgtgaatgggtgaatgtggaaatactgtcaaagcgctttgagtaccttgaaggtagaaaagcgctatacaagtataacccatttatcatttatcatttactggcTCATTCCTGTATCAAAGCCTTCTTGTATCATGAGACttactccctgagtttgtaaacagtaACCCAAAAACGGCCAAAAAATGAGTTAGTAATATTATGAACAAAAATATATCGATCTAATGACTTTATTATGGTTTATATACTGGTATAACAGTATGTATCATAATGTTATCTGGATtgatcacccctactttacattgaagcgtTAGCAGTTCGCTTCTTGCGTCGTCCTTCTcggtgtgtgtagcatgcttagccattccttttactctcgtcctccagtgataacaatTATTTTCCACCATGGcggtgaggattagtatcttagaagctGTTTCGCACTGTGGATGCATTTTTTTGCAGCTTGCTCTAAAAtcgagccggtgttctggcaagacacgcaCCCGCCTGGAATTCATGCAAGTCCTGCACGTGTGCaacaaggaatatggaaatgtaattgtgtctctCTGAGAATGCATGTCTTTCGAAGTAATCTTTCATGAGGGTGCAATCTTTAgccatgtaaacactgggacacagctgcgGTAAAAATCGACTGGGCTCAGCTGCTCACCAGATGATCGCCGATCAGTTCACAAAGACAAATTTTGGGCCCAATCTGATCCCACGATAGAGAACATGACATCTCTCTTACATATTCAGtacgggccaaaagtttggacacaccttctcattcaatgcgttttctttattttcttgactatttacattgtatattgtcactgaaggcatcaaaattatgacacctgtgaagtgaaaaccatttcaggtgactacctcttgaagctcatcgagagaatgccaagagtgtgcaaaacagtactcagagcaaagggtggctggctattttgaagaaactagaatataaaacatgttttcagtcatttcacctttttttgttaagtacataactccacatgtgttcattcatagttttgatgccttcagtgacaatctacaatgtaaatagtcgtgaaaataaagaaaacgcattgaatgagtaggtgtgtccaaactttcggcctgtactgtatatatataggatATATCGTTTGTCCAATTTTGCGGCTTCCttctattgcaggggtgtcaaactcgtcttcagtgagggccacatcgcagttatggttgccctcagagggccaatatatgaatattaatgttttttttttaaactacatgtATACTATAGCCTATGAATTTGATTATTATATCTTTAGATCTAactgtaaaaaaactggcagctcagtcgccaacattttacagtaaaatttgctgtgttttttacagcatattactgtaaatggaatgaAAACCCGTAccacttcttttttttccctgtAAAATTCTTGTAacggagctgccagttttttaccgtaaaatatacggTTGTTAATTTTATAGTATATTAATG from the Entelurus aequoreus isolate RoL-2023_Sb linkage group LG20, RoL_Eaeq_v1.1, whole genome shotgun sequence genome contains:
- the clic1 gene encoding chloride intracellular channel protein 1, which translates into the protein MSEANPPKVELFVKAGSDGQSIGNCPFSQRLFMVLWLKGVTFDVTTVDMKRKPYILNDLAPGAQPPFLLYGSEVKTDTNKIEEFLEDNLCPPKYPRLAARNPESNTAGMDVFSKFSAYIKNSNPQTNENLEKGLLKALKKLDDYLGSPLPDEIDENSAEEVTSSSRPFLDGHELTLTDCNLLPKLHIVKVVCLKYRNFSIPQSLTNLWRYLNAAYARDEFASTCPIDDEIHIAYSSVAKALK